Proteins from one Nitrospirota bacterium genomic window:
- a CDS encoding outer membrane lipoprotein carrier protein LolA, with amino-acid sequence MKKSGYKYVMISVIIIVFNLMTILPISSQSATNEIEKIQKAYEDIRDISGSFIQKSHIKDLKSSKTFRGQFFIKMPMKMKWYYTGEDAQEVYITNNDIIIYQKKEKQAFRSKFDRQTYGQAPIALLSGFGNIEEEFAVTGQNGKLLLKPKKMMGGIVSVEIYLSDNKFPIQSLIIYDIHSNSIELTLKDVKINSGLKDGFFMPKLPDDLNIYEYKP; translated from the coding sequence ATGAAAAAAAGCGGTTATAAATACGTGATGATTAGTGTAATAATTATTGTTTTTAATCTGATGACCATCCTTCCCATTTCTTCTCAGTCAGCCACTAATGAGATTGAAAAGATTCAAAAGGCTTATGAAGATATCAGGGATATAAGTGGTAGTTTCATACAGAAAAGCCATATTAAAGATTTGAAAAGCAGTAAAACATTCAGGGGGCAATTTTTCATAAAGATGCCGATGAAAATGAAATGGTATTATACGGGCGAAGATGCTCAGGAAGTTTATATCACTAATAATGATATTATCATTTATCAGAAAAAGGAAAAACAGGCATTCAGAAGTAAATTTGACAGACAGACATATGGCCAGGCACCAATTGCCCTGCTGAGTGGTTTTGGAAATATAGAGGAGGAATTTGCTGTAACAGGACAAAATGGAAAGCTCCTTCTTAAACCCAAAAAAATGATGGGAGGAATAGTATCTGTTGAAATATATCTATCTGATAACAAATTTCCTATACAATCTTTAATAATCTATGATATACATTCAAACAGCATTGAGCTGACACTGAAAGATGTTAAGATAAATTCTGGATTAAAAGATGGATTTTTTATGCCTAAACTTCCTGACGACTTGAATATTTATGAATATAAGCCCTAA
- a CDS encoding SRPBCC domain-containing protein, translated as MIIKETIEINAPIEKVWENFIDLTCWKKWNTVMYDVSTTSQKLTKGKEIFCRFRPFFFPIKVNISVEEIVPYKHIVWLAKKRGLSAYHEFIFEENERVVMVTSLEKFTGILAKGRGILLPKRKMIYLTKSFLKELKIAVES; from the coding sequence ATGATTATAAAAGAGACTATAGAGATTAATGCCCCGATTGAAAAAGTTTGGGAAAACTTTATTGATCTTACCTGCTGGAAAAAATGGAATACTGTTATGTATGATGTAAGCACAACCAGTCAAAAGCTTACAAAGGGAAAAGAAATATTTTGTAGATTTAGACCGTTTTTTTTCCCTATCAAAGTTAATATTTCTGTAGAAGAGATTGTACCTTATAAACATATAGTTTGGTTAGCAAAAAAAAGGGGATTATCCGCATATCATGAGTTTATTTTTGAAGAAAACGAGCGTGTTGTAATGGTAACAAGCCTCGAAAAGTTTACTGGAATTCTTGCAAAAGGCAGAGGAATTCTTCTTCCTAAACGGAAAATGATTTATCTCACAAAGTCTTTTTTAAAAGAGCTAAAGATTGCTGTTGAGAGTTAA
- a CDS encoding transposase, which produces MPRIRRAVAAGFPHHVIQRGNNREIVFFDSEDRKKYLSLLKKYSVKWKSPIISYCLMSNHIHLLTIPESDESLFKMMQGLTLCYTQYINRMYQRTGRLWESRYHSCIVDKEKYLWAVARYIEQNPVRAGIVEKAEDYPYSSAQAHVNGGKDSVLGKDLFSNDQRENYILLLRSEIPREEIDHLRYATRTGRPFGNEVFVVEMGKKLERRLLNRPRGRPKKELP; this is translated from the coding sequence ATGCCGAGGATTAGGCGGGCAGTCGCAGCAGGATTTCCACACCATGTAATACAAAGAGGAAACAATCGCGAAATTGTTTTCTTCGATTCAGAGGACCGAAAAAAATATTTATCACTACTTAAGAAATACTCTGTTAAGTGGAAATCTCCAATAATATCATACTGCCTCATGAGTAACCATATTCATCTTTTGACGATACCGGAGTCTGATGAATCATTGTTTAAAATGATGCAGGGTCTTACCCTCTGCTATACGCAATATATAAACAGGATGTATCAGCGGACAGGAAGACTATGGGAAAGCCGTTACCACTCATGCATTGTTGATAAGGAGAAATATTTATGGGCTGTTGCCCGATACATCGAGCAAAATCCAGTACGCGCAGGGATAGTCGAGAAAGCTGAAGATTATCCTTATTCCAGTGCACAAGCCCATGTAAACGGGGGCAAGGATTCTGTTTTGGGAAAAGACCTCTTCAGTAATGATCAGAGAGAAAACTATATACTCTTATTGCGCTCTGAGATACCTCGAGAAGAAATAGATCATCTGCGATACGCAACAAGAACTGGAAGACCTTTTGGTAATGAGGTATTTGTAGTCGAGATGGGAAAGAAGCTTGAAAGAAGGCTATTAAATCGCCCCCGGGGAAGACCAAAGAAGGAATTACCCTGA
- a CDS encoding lipoate--protein ligase family protein produces MGCVPVLFWRFIDSGPCSAAYNMALDEAIVTNVRKDLSPPVLRIYEWDRPSVSIGAFQKTSDIDFDYCVKNNIPIVRRLTGGRAILHKDEITYSFSAKTLNGIFSKGLFDSYKKICLALSHAFTEIGLVTQSKLCKKNLKQHIQTIRNPLCFHSISYGEIMINGNKIVGSAQKRWPDGMLQQGSIPLLIDNSEMLRIFRLSNSQLKQKTINGLKEILPELHYIDLKNAIYSAFENIFNIQFIISSPSQEEISFAKELEEKKYNSKEWTFKR; encoded by the coding sequence ATGGGATGTGTCCCTGTTTTATTCTGGCGGTTTATTGATTCAGGTCCATGTAGCGCTGCGTATAATATGGCTTTGGATGAGGCAATAGTTACTAATGTAAGGAAAGACCTCTCACCTCCTGTTTTGAGAATATATGAATGGGACAGGCCATCGGTAAGTATAGGAGCTTTCCAGAAGACAAGCGATATAGATTTTGACTACTGCGTTAAAAATAATATTCCCATTGTCAGAAGGTTAACCGGCGGTCGTGCAATTTTACATAAAGATGAGATTACTTACAGTTTTTCAGCAAAAACATTAAACGGCATATTCTCCAAAGGTCTGTTCGATAGTTACAAAAAGATATGTCTGGCTCTTAGCCATGCATTCACTGAAATTGGCCTTGTAACTCAATCAAAATTATGCAAAAAAAATCTGAAACAACATATCCAAACGATACGCAATCCTTTATGCTTTCATTCAATATCCTATGGAGAAATCATGATAAATGGAAATAAAATTGTAGGTTCCGCACAAAAGCGATGGCCTGACGGTATGCTCCAGCAGGGTTCTATCCCTCTTTTGATTGATAATAGCGAAATGTTAAGAATATTCAGACTTAGCAATTCACAATTAAAACAAAAAACTATAAATGGTCTGAAAGAAATATTGCCAGAGCTACATTATATTGATTTAAAAAATGCAATTTATTCCGCTTTCGAAAATATCTTTAACATTCAGTTTATTATTTCATCACCCTCACAGGAAGAAATTTCTTTTGCAAAGGAACTCGAAGAGAAAAAATATAACTCAAAAGAATGGACTTTTAAACGATAG